A region from the Solibacillus sp. FSL H8-0523 genome encodes:
- a CDS encoding TIGR01212 family radical SAM protein (This family includes YhcC from E. coli K-12, an uncharacterized radical SAM protein.): MTETNFPFPSDGKRYYTWNRYLRNEFGKKVYKVALDAGFDCPNRDGTVAFGGCTFCSAAGSGDFAGNKVDPIPVQFEQIKAKMENKWKDGLTMAYFQAYTNTHAPLEVLKEKFEAALACEGVMGISIATRPDCLPDDVVEYLAELNERTYLWVELGLQTVHEKTANLINRAHDYATYVEGVNKLRKHNIRIVTHIINGLPLEDYDMMMETAREVAKLDVQGIKIHLLHLLKGTPLVKQYEKGMLEFMEKDAYVNLVADQLEIIPPEMIVHRITGDGPIDLMVGPMWSVNKWEVLNGIDAELERRGSWQGKHYKADVIEK; this comes from the coding sequence ATGACTGAAACAAATTTCCCTTTCCCATCAGACGGAAAGCGCTATTATACATGGAACCGTTATTTACGTAACGAATTTGGTAAAAAGGTATACAAAGTTGCACTAGATGCTGGTTTTGACTGCCCGAACCGTGATGGCACGGTTGCATTTGGTGGCTGTACATTTTGCTCGGCAGCTGGCTCAGGCGATTTTGCCGGCAATAAAGTAGATCCAATCCCGGTACAATTCGAACAAATCAAAGCAAAAATGGAGAACAAGTGGAAAGACGGCTTAACGATGGCCTATTTCCAAGCCTACACAAATACACATGCCCCGCTTGAAGTATTAAAGGAAAAGTTCGAGGCAGCACTTGCTTGTGAAGGGGTTATGGGGATTTCCATTGCAACACGCCCTGACTGCTTACCAGACGATGTTGTCGAATATTTAGCAGAACTAAACGAGCGTACGTATTTATGGGTAGAGCTTGGCTTACAAACTGTACATGAAAAAACAGCAAACTTAATTAACCGCGCACATGATTACGCAACTTATGTCGAAGGGGTTAATAAACTGCGCAAGCACAACATCCGCATCGTCACACATATCATTAACGGCTTACCGCTGGAAGACTACGATATGATGATGGAAACCGCGCGTGAAGTGGCGAAACTTGATGTACAAGGCATTAAAATCCACTTACTTCATTTATTAAAAGGCACACCTCTCGTAAAACAATACGAAAAAGGCATGCTTGAATTCATGGAAAAAGACGCCTATGTAAATCTTGTGGCGGATCAGCTCGAAATTATTCCCCCGGAAATGATTGTGCACCGCATTACAGGTGACGGCCCAATCGACTTAATGGTCGGTCCTATGTGGTCAGTCAACAAATGGGAAGTACTAA